TTCTTCACCCTGCCGCACGCCAGCCGCGAGCGGGGCGTGGACTGGATCGACTGGCTGCCCGAGGACGTCGCCCTGATCTCCCTGCCGGGCTTCGGCGTCGCCGGCATCGGCTGGTTCCTGCACACCTTCAACGCCGGCGGCACCAGCGTGATCATGCCGCAGTTCGACCCGCAGGAGGCCGTCCGCCTCATCCGCGAGCACGGCGTCACCACCACCTTCGCCGCACCCGCGATGCTCCAGGCGATGGCGGCCGAACGGGAGGCCGGACCCGAGGCGTTCACCTCCCTGCGCAAGATCGCCTACGGCGCGGCGCCCATGTCCGAGACACTGCTCAAGCAGTGCCTGGAGACCTACCGCTGCGAGTTCGCGCAGATCTACGCCAGCACCGAGACCGGCAGCGTCGCGGTGTGCCTGCCGCCCGAGGCGCACCACCCCGGCAGCACCAAGCTCACCTCGGTGGGGCTGCCCTGCCCCGGCAACGAGATCAAGGTGGTCGGCCCCGACGGCGAGAGCCTGCCGCCCGGCGCCATCGGCCAGGTGTGCGTGCGCGCCCCGTCCCGGATGCTCGGCTACTGGAACCTGCCCGAGGCCACCGCCCGCACCCTGGTGGGGGAGTGGCTGCACATGGGCGACGCCGGCTACCTCGACGAGGACGGCTATCTGCACCTGTGCGACCGCATCAACGACACGATCATCGTCGCCGGGCAGAACATCTACCCGGCCGAGGTCGAGAAGGCCCTCGCCGCGCACCCCGCGGTCGCCGACGCGGCCGTGGTCGGGCTGCCCGACGAGCGCTGGGGCGAGAGCGTGCACGCCGTGGTGGTGCTGCGGCCCGGCGCCAAGGCCACCCCCCGCGAACTCCTGCTGTCGCTGCGCGGCCGCATCGCCGACTACAAGATCCCCGGCACCTACCACTTCGCCGACTCCCTGCCGCGCAACCCCTCCGGCAAGATCCTGCGCCGCGCGGTCCGCGAGGGGCTGGCGGCGCCGACGAGGGACCCGCTGGGGAGTGCCGTATGACCACGTTCCTCACGCCCCCGTGGAGAGTGACCCGCCCATGAGCACCGAGCCCCTGCGGATCGGCATCCTGCTGCCCACCCGTGAGCAAGCCATCAACGGCACCTACGCCGCCGCCCCGCTGCTGGACTTCGCCCGGCAGGCGGAGACCCTCGGCTTCGACTCCCTGTGGGCCGGCGACTCCCTCACCGCCCGCCCCCGCCTGGACCCCCTGGTCGTGCTGTCGGCCGCCGCTGCGGCGACCCGGCGGATCACCGTCGGCACCGCGGCCCTCACCCCCGCCCTGCGCCACCCGCTCATCGGCGCCAACATGATCGCGAGCCTCAGCCACGTCGCGGCCGGCCGGCTGGTGCTGGGCCTCGGTTCGGGCTTCCCGATGGCCGAGACCGAGGAGGAGTTCAACTCCGTCGGCGCCTCCTTCCAGGGCCGCGTCGGCCGCCTGGACGAGATCACCGCGCTGTGGCGCACCGCCTGGCGCTCCGGCGAGGACGGCGAACCCACCGAGTTCGACGGGAAGTTCTGGCAGGCCGAGCACCTGGACCGGCTGCCCTCGCCGGCCGTCCCCGGCGGTCCGCCGCTGTGGCTGGCCGGCAGCGACACCCCCAAGGTGCTCGCCCGCGCGGCCACCCGCTACGACGGCTGGCTGCCCTTCCTGCCCGATGTCGACGCCTACGACCGCGCCCGCCGCCGCCTCGGCGAACTCGCCGCCGAGGCGGGCCGGACGGTGACCCCCGCGCTGTACGCCACGGTCACCGTCAACCGCGACGAGGCCGCGGCCGAGGCCGAGCTGGAGCACTACATCAGCCACTACTACGGCCGCTCTCTGGAGCAGATGCGCACCATCCAGGCCTACGCCTGGGGCAGCGCCGAGAAGTGCGCCGAGTGGCTCGCCGGCTACGTCCGCGCCGGCGCCCGGCACCTGGTGATCCGCATCGGATCGCTGGACCCGGAGCCCCAGTTGAAGGAGATCGCCGAGGTGCTGCTGCCCGCGGTACGCGCCCTCGGCCCCGCCACCACCGTTGGGAGTACGCAGTCGTGACCACCGCCATCGGCACCATCGGCAGCCAGATGTCCAGCGCGGGCAACTGGTTCCACCCCGTGGAGCCCTCGCCCGACGCCTCGATCCGGCTGTTCCTGCTGCCCCACGCGGGCAGCGGCGCCATCATCTACCGCGACTGGGAGCGCCTGCTGCCGCCGGACATCGCCCCGCAGGCCGTCACCCTGCCCGGCCGGCACAACCGCCGCGAGGAGCCGACCTACGAGAACTTCTGGCCGCTCCTCGACGCCCTGCACGAGGCCGTCCTCAACGACCTGGACGACCGTCCCTTCGCCTTCTTCGGCCACTGCCTCGGCGCGCAGCTGGCGTTCCGCCTGGCCATCCGGATGGAGGAGGAGGGCGGCCCGGCCCCGGTGATGGTCGGCATGTCCGGCTGGTCGCCCATCGGCTTCTTCAAGCCGACCGAGGAGCAGAGCCGGATGCCGGAGGACGAACTCGTCGAGTGGATCAAGAAGTTGGGTTCCTTCCCGGCCGAGGTCTACGACAACCCCGAGATGCTCGCCCTGGTCGTGCCCGCGCTCCGCGCCGACCTGCGGGTCGCCGGGGACTACGACGACGACGGCGCCGGCGTCAGCTGC
This Streptomyces misionensis DNA region includes the following protein-coding sequences:
- a CDS encoding fatty acid--CoA ligase, coding for MTDIPRERWTLHHSARAHAGTRPEHPAIVCEGRITTYDKLHRDSNRAAHALHTSGVRRGDRVAYLGRESANYYLVMIACAKAGAVLVPVNWRLTPGEVDHILRDSGATLIFVDDEFWDTVATVRHQLRGLRRVIRVDGTDADGEPARGAGLLAWAADQPETDLSPCTGPDDAVIQIYTSGTTGLPKGAILAHRSFFTLPHASRERGVDWIDWLPEDVALISLPGFGVAGIGWFLHTFNAGGTSVIMPQFDPQEAVRLIREHGVTTTFAAPAMLQAMAAEREAGPEAFTSLRKIAYGAAPMSETLLKQCLETYRCEFAQIYASTETGSVAVCLPPEAHHPGSTKLTSVGLPCPGNEIKVVGPDGESLPPGAIGQVCVRAPSRMLGYWNLPEATARTLVGEWLHMGDAGYLDEDGYLHLCDRINDTIIVAGQNIYPAEVEKALAAHPAVADAAVVGLPDERWGESVHAVVVLRPGAKATPRELLLSLRGRIADYKIPGTYHFADSLPRNPSGKILRRAVREGLAAPTRDPLGSAV
- a CDS encoding LLM class flavin-dependent oxidoreductase, with translation MSTEPLRIGILLPTREQAINGTYAAAPLLDFARQAETLGFDSLWAGDSLTARPRLDPLVVLSAAAAATRRITVGTAALTPALRHPLIGANMIASLSHVAAGRLVLGLGSGFPMAETEEEFNSVGASFQGRVGRLDEITALWRTAWRSGEDGEPTEFDGKFWQAEHLDRLPSPAVPGGPPLWLAGSDTPKVLARAATRYDGWLPFLPDVDAYDRARRRLGELAAEAGRTVTPALYATVTVNRDEAAAEAELEHYISHYYGRSLEQMRTIQAYAWGSAEKCAEWLAGYVRAGARHLVIRIGSLDPEPQLKEIAEVLLPAVRALGPATTVGSTQS
- a CDS encoding thioesterase II family protein, which translates into the protein MSSAGNWFHPVEPSPDASIRLFLLPHAGSGAIIYRDWERLLPPDIAPQAVTLPGRHNRREEPTYENFWPLLDALHEAVLNDLDDRPFAFFGHCLGAQLAFRLAIRMEEEGGPAPVMVGMSGWSPIGFFKPTEEQSRMPEDELVEWIKKLGSFPAEVYDNPEMLALVVPALRADLRVAGDYDDDGAGVSCPLASYGGRSDPLQEAPDAMTHWAGRTPAYLGHNEYEGGHFYIDTHAQAVTAHFAHRLQRTVATLAR